In Holophagales bacterium, one DNA window encodes the following:
- a CDS encoding ABC transporter permease: MSRLARSSLFQLTRARVAEFLREPEAVFWVFFFPVLLAVALGIAFRNKPPEPVQVGIEAGSGAEDRLAALGASRELRAEVLSHDEARRQLRVGKIALVVLATDPPTYWLDPTRPESRLARLEVDAALERAAGREDRFRPAELALDERGSRYIDFLVPGLLGMNLMSTGMWAIGFSLVQQRVGKLLKLFVAAPMKRWQLLAAQVLARLVFLALEVAILVTFAVFALDVPMRGSLAAFALVCLVGAGAFVGVGLLTAARPKTIEGVSGIMNLAMFPMWIGSGVFFSIERFPAAAQPFLRAIPLTALNDALRGVMLEGVGIVAVLPQLANLAIWGGVSFFVALRIFRWQ; this comes from the coding sequence GTGAGCCGACTCGCGCGCTCGTCGCTCTTCCAGCTCACCCGTGCCCGGGTCGCCGAGTTCCTGCGCGAGCCGGAAGCGGTCTTCTGGGTCTTCTTCTTCCCGGTGCTGCTCGCCGTGGCGCTCGGGATCGCCTTCCGCAACAAGCCGCCGGAGCCGGTGCAGGTCGGCATCGAAGCCGGCAGCGGGGCGGAGGATCGGCTCGCCGCGCTAGGCGCCTCGCGCGAGCTGCGCGCCGAGGTGCTGTCGCACGACGAAGCCCGGCGTCAGTTGCGTGTCGGCAAGATCGCTCTCGTCGTCCTCGCCACCGACCCGCCGACCTACTGGCTCGATCCGACGCGGCCGGAGAGCCGTCTCGCCCGACTCGAGGTCGATGCGGCGCTCGAACGCGCCGCCGGGCGCGAGGACCGCTTCCGCCCCGCCGAGCTGGCGCTCGACGAGCGCGGCTCGCGCTACATCGATTTTCTGGTTCCCGGCCTGCTCGGCATGAACCTGATGTCGACCGGCATGTGGGCGATCGGCTTCTCGCTGGTGCAGCAACGGGTCGGCAAGCTGCTCAAGCTCTTCGTCGCCGCACCGATGAAGCGCTGGCAACTGCTCGCCGCGCAGGTGCTGGCGAGGCTCGTCTTCCTGGCGCTCGAGGTGGCGATCCTCGTCACTTTCGCGGTCTTCGCCCTCGACGTGCCGATGCGCGGGTCGCTCGCCGCCTTCGCCCTCGTCTGTCTCGTCGGGGCTGGCGCCTTCGTCGGCGTCGGGCTGCTCACCGCCGCACGACCGAAGACGATCGAAGGGGTCTCCGGGATCATGAACCTCGCCATGTTCCCGATGTGGATCGGCTCCGGGGTCTTCTTCTCGATCGAGCGTTTCCCCGCCGCCGCGCAGCCGTTTCTGCGCGCCATTCCGCTGACCGCGCTGAACGACGCGCTGCGCGGCGTCATGCTCGAAGGAGTCGGGATCGTCGCCGTCCTGCCGCAACTCGCCAACCTGGCGATCTGGGGTGGCGTCTCCTTCTTCGTGGCGTTGCGGATCTTCCGCTGGCAGTAG
- a CDS encoding aspartate/glutamate racemase family protein, with protein MSESSMEVRTERAVAPLLVRDSLQLLVTDSGLGGLSVVAELERSGRGTGRYRTLRLDFVSALGETGQGYNKMPSHARKLAVFDDALAGMLGEGRPDMLLVACNTLSVLIPESRVLAAQSVPVLGIVELGVAAVAEHLAKEPEAVAVLFATETTIDAGAHQRALTAAGVAEERIVPLPCPGLASRIELEGRSVGVVEEIARFARQAVARTGRAPVVAALACTHYGYCAAIFAAMLRRAGAERVDVLDPNRKMSELFFPTPARQPAIDPQVSVRVVSRAIPLPGEIRSIAELVEPVSPATALALRNYELRRDLFPFTGLDG; from the coding sequence ATGAGTGAATCGAGCATGGAGGTGAGAACCGAACGGGCGGTCGCGCCACTCCTCGTGCGCGATTCCCTCCAGTTGCTCGTCACCGACTCGGGGCTCGGCGGCCTCTCGGTCGTCGCCGAGCTCGAGCGTTCGGGGCGGGGCACCGGCCGTTACCGCACCCTGCGGCTCGACTTCGTGAGCGCTCTCGGCGAGACCGGCCAGGGCTACAACAAGATGCCCTCGCACGCGCGCAAGCTCGCGGTCTTCGACGACGCGCTCGCCGGGATGCTCGGCGAGGGCCGTCCCGACATGCTCCTGGTCGCCTGCAACACCCTGTCGGTGCTGATTCCGGAGAGTCGCGTGCTCGCCGCGCAGTCGGTGCCCGTGTTGGGAATCGTCGAGCTCGGGGTTGCGGCGGTGGCCGAGCACCTGGCGAAGGAGCCGGAAGCGGTCGCGGTCCTCTTCGCCACCGAGACGACGATCGACGCCGGCGCTCATCAGCGTGCCCTCACCGCCGCGGGCGTCGCCGAGGAACGGATCGTGCCACTCCCCTGCCCGGGACTGGCGAGCCGCATCGAGCTCGAAGGGCGGAGCGTCGGCGTCGTCGAGGAGATCGCTCGCTTCGCGCGGCAGGCGGTGGCGCGGACGGGTCGAGCGCCGGTCGTCGCGGCGCTCGCCTGCACGCACTACGGCTATTGCGCCGCGATCTTCGCTGCGATGTTGCGCCGGGCCGGGGCCGAGCGGGTCGACGTGCTGGATCCGAACCGGAAGATGAGCGAGCTGTTCTTCCCCACGCCGGCCCGGCAGCCTGCGATCGACCCGCAGGTCTCCGTGCGCGTCGTCTCGCGAGCGATTCCGCTCCCCGGCGAGATCCGCTCGATCGCCGAGCTCGTCGAACCGGTTTCGCCCGCCACCGCCCTGGCTCTCCGCAACTACGAGCTGCGGCGCGACCTCTTCCCCTTCACCGGCCTCGACGGCTGA
- a CDS encoding ABC transporter permease, whose product MSPFLAMLSRDLLVARRHALPMLLGTLTQPVLVVLVFGNLLPRMGLVSDGFRTVMVPGLMAIAMLMAGVQGVLIPLAQDLSGSREVEERLLAPIGVGAVACERIVAGAIHSAAAGLLALPAMIVLMHQTAGIAVSPRWGVLAPVVLLCGLLAAAFGLTLGSLVQPRFSGLLFAVVLGPMMLFGCAYYPWSGLAAIGPLRFLFLLNPLTFVSEGLRLAVTPEVPAMAAPLLLAGLSGYTLLFTLLGARAFRRRTIL is encoded by the coding sequence ATGAGCCCCTTCCTGGCGATGCTGTCGCGCGATCTCCTGGTCGCCCGACGGCACGCCCTGCCGATGCTGCTCGGCACCCTGACGCAGCCGGTGCTCGTCGTGCTCGTCTTCGGCAACCTGCTGCCGCGGATGGGACTGGTCTCGGACGGCTTCCGCACGGTGATGGTCCCGGGCTTGATGGCGATCGCCATGCTGATGGCCGGCGTCCAGGGGGTGTTGATCCCGCTCGCCCAGGATCTCTCCGGCTCGCGCGAGGTCGAGGAGCGGCTGCTGGCGCCGATCGGCGTCGGCGCCGTCGCCTGCGAGAGGATCGTCGCCGGCGCCATCCACTCGGCGGCGGCGGGCCTGCTCGCACTGCCGGCGATGATCGTCCTCATGCATCAGACGGCGGGGATCGCCGTTTCGCCGCGCTGGGGCGTGCTGGCGCCGGTCGTCCTGCTCTGCGGCCTGCTCGCCGCCGCGTTCGGCCTGACGCTCGGTTCCCTCGTGCAGCCGCGCTTCTCCGGCCTCCTCTTCGCCGTGGTGCTCGGACCGATGATGCTCTTCGGCTGCGCCTACTACCCGTGGAGCGGCCTCGCGGCGATCGGCCCGCTGCGCTTCCTCTTCCTGCTCAATCCGCTGACCTTCGTCTCCGAGGGGCTACGCCTCGCCGTCACCCCGGAGGTGCCGGCGATGGCCGCGCCGCTGCTGCTCGCCGGGCTCTCCGGCTACACGCTCCTCTTCACCCTGCTCGGCGCCCGCGCCTTTCGCCGGCGGACGATCCTCTAG
- a CDS encoding ABC transporter ATP-binding protein, which translates to MSPALECRGLVKRYGDLVAVDGLDLAVEAGECFGLLGPNGAGKTTTVEIFEGLLAPSGGEVTVLGEHWHGDGRALRARLGIQLQETKFPEKLQVGEIVDLFRSFYPRGLEPAEALASVGLTEKTKAWVRTLSGGQKQRLSLACALVGDPEVLFLDEPTTGLDPASRRQIWEIVEALKRRGRTVLLTTHYMEEAARLCDRVAIVDRGRRLALGTPAELVASLGAEHVIELAVDGELDAAALAALPGVEAVRHDEALWRLTVRDVARAVPPLLSLLATQGLTPQRLATHHATLEDVFLALAGRGLEEGAT; encoded by the coding sequence ATGTCGCCCGCCCTCGAATGCCGCGGACTCGTCAAGCGCTACGGCGATCTCGTCGCCGTGGACGGCCTCGACCTCGCCGTCGAAGCCGGGGAGTGCTTCGGACTCCTCGGGCCGAACGGCGCCGGGAAGACGACGACCGTCGAGATCTTCGAGGGGCTGCTCGCCCCGAGTGGCGGCGAGGTCACCGTGCTCGGCGAGCACTGGCACGGCGACGGGCGGGCGCTGCGCGCGCGGCTGGGGATCCAGCTCCAGGAGACGAAGTTCCCCGAGAAGCTCCAGGTCGGCGAGATCGTCGACCTTTTCCGCAGTTTCTATCCGCGCGGGCTCGAACCGGCCGAAGCGCTGGCGAGCGTCGGTCTGACGGAGAAGACGAAGGCCTGGGTGCGCACGCTCTCCGGCGGGCAGAAGCAGCGGCTCTCGCTCGCCTGCGCCCTCGTCGGCGACCCGGAGGTGCTCTTCCTCGACGAGCCGACGACCGGGCTCGACCCGGCCTCGCGGCGGCAGATCTGGGAGATCGTCGAAGCGCTCAAGCGGCGCGGCCGGACCGTGCTCCTGACCACGCACTACATGGAGGAGGCCGCGCGTCTCTGCGATCGGGTGGCGATCGTCGATCGCGGGCGACGGCTCGCTCTCGGCACCCCCGCCGAGCTCGTCGCGTCGCTCGGCGCCGAGCACGTCATCGAGCTCGCGGTCGACGGCGAGCTCGACGCCGCGGCGCTGGCCGCGCTCCCCGGCGTCGAGGCGGTGCGCCACGACGAGGCGCTCTGGCGGCTGACGGTGCGGGACGTCGCTCGCGCGGTGCCGCCGCTCCTCTCGCTTCTGGCGACGCAGGGGCTGACGCCGCAGCGGCTCGCCACCCACCACGCGACGCTCGAGGACGTCTTCCTGGCGCTCGCCGGTCGCGGCCTCGAGGAGGGTGCCACGTGA
- a CDS encoding class I SAM-dependent methyltransferase, with protein sequence MLLDPEPWSAADYGDGCADFYDEIYPQLDAATLQGLLALARGGPALDLGAGTGRALLALAARGVAVAGVEASPAMVERLRAKAGGDTIPLVLGDFTHCDLGGPYRLIFSLVNSFFLLPDPALQSRALANAASALAPDGVLALELYGPFAGEEQRTVESTHRLDTSLGARLYRVRMRCFSPAELDAMAADAGLVLRERTADWRGTRFASPAGRWVSIYARAEPG encoded by the coding sequence ATGCTTCTCGATCCGGAGCCGTGGAGCGCCGCCGATTACGGCGACGGGTGCGCCGACTTCTACGACGAGATCTACCCGCAGCTCGACGCGGCCACGCTTCAGGGCCTGCTCGCCCTTGCCCGCGGTGGGCCGGCGCTCGATCTCGGGGCCGGGACCGGCCGGGCGCTTCTCGCGCTCGCGGCGCGCGGGGTCGCTGTCGCCGGGGTGGAGGCCTCGCCGGCCATGGTCGAGCGGCTGCGTGCCAAGGCGGGCGGCGACACCATCCCGCTCGTCCTCGGCGACTTCACGCACTGCGACCTCGGCGGCCCCTACCGGCTGATCTTCTCGCTGGTGAATTCGTTCTTCCTGCTGCCGGACCCCGCCCTGCAGAGCCGGGCGCTGGCCAACGCGGCGAGCGCGCTTGCCCCCGATGGCGTCCTGGCACTCGAGCTCTATGGCCCGTTCGCCGGCGAGGAGCAGCGGACGGTGGAGTCCACCCACCGCCTCGACACCTCCCTCGGCGCGCGGCTCTACCGTGTGCGCATGCGGTGCTTTTCGCCGGCGGAGCTCGACGCGATGGCGGCGGACGCGGGACTCGTGCTGCGCGAGCGCACCGCCGACTGGCGCGGGACACGCTTCGCCAGTCCGGCGGGCCGGTGGGTCAGCATCTACGCGCGAGCCGAGCCGGGCTAG
- a CDS encoding CSLREA domain-containing protein: MSDSLPPLRPALAAALVFALRLASPSPAATIVVNTDQDSEVADAFCSLREAIVAANTDAAYAGCASGWGADRIAFALPTPATILLLSNLPSLSGTLKLQGPGADLLTIDGQDLWQIIRAPNVGPAIWLGFEELTLAHGSAAYGAAISAEVGRSLFARRVRFLANVATNGGGAVDLQASATQPATATFVECELADNEAWGPTGAGALNLAGPGLTGIVTATTFSGNRAAHVNGVAGAIFLKEAALTLERSTFSHNSASSNGGAILARATTGPSVLTLRDVTIVGNQADADGSGAGDGGGIATQTASGNTLTIAARNSLLAANEDPTGPAAPDLFLPAVHSIIWQSEGFNVIGSVAGAESYLQAGAPNPEGDRVGTAAAPIDPRLEPLADHGGFAPTLRPILEATSPLIDQGSCPTATGDQRGGAGGLGGGRIADLASVPDGAGDGCDVGAFERLLVPRAESPVFSDAFEVGHLLLWSGEAP; encoded by the coding sequence ATGAGCGATTCGCTGCCCCCTCTCCGCCCCGCCCTGGCCGCCGCGCTCGTGTTCGCGCTGCGCCTCGCCAGCCCCTCGCCCGCCGCCACGATCGTCGTCAACACGGATCAGGACAGCGAGGTGGCCGATGCCTTCTGCTCGCTGCGCGAAGCGATCGTGGCTGCCAACACCGATGCTGCGTACGCTGGCTGCGCGAGCGGTTGGGGAGCCGACCGGATCGCCTTCGCTCTGCCGACGCCGGCAACCATCCTCCTGCTCTCGAACCTGCCGTCGCTGAGCGGCACGTTGAAGCTCCAGGGACCGGGAGCCGATCTGCTGACGATCGATGGGCAGGATCTCTGGCAGATCATCCGCGCACCGAACGTCGGCCCCGCGATCTGGCTGGGCTTCGAGGAGCTGACCCTCGCCCACGGCTCGGCGGCGTACGGCGCGGCGATTTCCGCCGAAGTCGGGCGAAGCCTCTTTGCGCGGCGCGTGCGCTTCCTGGCCAACGTCGCCACCAACGGCGGCGGCGCGGTCGACCTGCAGGCCTCCGCCACGCAGCCGGCAACGGCGACCTTCGTCGAATGCGAGTTGGCCGACAACGAGGCGTGGGGGCCGACCGGCGCGGGGGCGCTGAATCTCGCCGGTCCGGGTCTCACCGGAATCGTCACGGCGACCACCTTCTCCGGCAATCGGGCAGCCCACGTCAACGGCGTGGCCGGAGCGATCTTCCTCAAGGAGGCGGCCCTCACCCTCGAGCGCAGCACGTTCTCCCACAACAGCGCGAGCTCCAACGGGGGAGCGATCCTCGCCCGCGCGACCACCGGGCCTTCCGTCCTCACGCTGCGCGACGTGACGATCGTCGGCAACCAGGCGGACGCCGACGGCTCGGGCGCGGGAGACGGCGGCGGAATCGCCACCCAGACGGCCTCCGGCAACACCCTGACGATCGCGGCTCGCAACAGCCTCCTCGCCGCCAACGAAGATCCGACCGGCCCGGCCGCGCCCGACCTCTTCCTGCCCGCGGTGCACTCGATCATCTGGCAGAGCGAGGGGTTCAACGTGATCGGCTCGGTGGCGGGCGCCGAGAGCTACCTGCAGGCGGGAGCCCCGAATCCCGAAGGCGATCGGGTCGGCACCGCGGCGGCACCGATCGACCCCCGGCTCGAGCCCCTCGCCGACCATGGGGGCTTCGCACCGACCTTGCGGCCGATCCTGGAGGCCACCAGCCCGCTCATCGACCAGGGCTCGTGCCCGACGGCAACCGGCGATCAGCGCGGGGGTGCCGGCGGCCTCGGCGGCGGCCGGATCGCCGACCTTGCCTCCGTGCCCGATGGCGCCGGCGATGGTTGCGACGTCGGCGCTTTCGAGCGCCTGCTCGTCCCTCGCGCCGAGTCCCCCGTCTTCTCCGACGCCTTCGAGGTCGGCCACCTGCTGCTCTGGTCGGGCGAGGCGCCCTGA
- a CDS encoding ABC transporter ATP-binding protein, with amino-acid sequence MPPTIFVENLRKTYPGTRKSAPVEAVRGISFSVERGELFGLLGPNGAGKSTTIGCLTTLVQPSGGRISIGGVDVAGDPIAARRKIAVVPQVRNLDRDLSVREILLFHGRYFGLPRAEREARCARLLEELQLTDKADAKPATLSGGLQQRALVARALMHDPEVLLLDEPTIGLDPQARRLLWELLQRLHRDGLTILLTTHYMDEADRLCERLAIVDHGELLALDTPQGLKAQLPGGQILDLFVRGQAPVAPRLAALDGVLRLETVAFGGQDEGRGDDLERLRLFVAPGEGLLDRVLATVRAAGADLHHVSLTAPSLEDVYIHLTGRELRE; translated from the coding sequence ATGCCCCCCACGATCTTCGTCGAGAACCTCCGCAAGACCTATCCGGGAACGCGCAAGAGCGCGCCGGTCGAGGCCGTGCGCGGAATCTCCTTCTCGGTCGAGCGCGGCGAGCTCTTCGGCCTCCTCGGACCCAACGGCGCCGGCAAGAGCACGACGATCGGCTGCCTGACCACGCTCGTCCAGCCGAGCGGCGGACGAATCTCGATCGGCGGCGTCGACGTCGCCGGCGATCCGATCGCCGCGCGGCGGAAGATCGCCGTCGTCCCCCAGGTGCGCAATCTCGATCGCGACCTGTCGGTCCGCGAGATCCTGCTCTTTCATGGGCGCTACTTCGGCCTGCCGCGCGCCGAGCGCGAGGCACGCTGCGCGCGGCTGCTCGAGGAGCTGCAACTGACGGACAAGGCCGACGCCAAGCCCGCCACCCTTTCCGGCGGCCTGCAGCAGCGGGCGCTCGTCGCCCGCGCGCTGATGCACGATCCCGAAGTGCTGCTGCTCGACGAGCCGACGATCGGCCTCGATCCGCAGGCACGGCGGCTGCTCTGGGAGCTCCTGCAGCGCTTGCACCGCGACGGGCTCACCATTCTCCTCACCACCCACTACATGGACGAGGCCGACCGGCTCTGCGAGCGCCTGGCGATCGTCGACCACGGCGAGCTGCTGGCGCTCGACACGCCGCAAGGGCTGAAGGCGCAACTGCCCGGGGGGCAGATCCTCGACCTCTTCGTGCGCGGCCAGGCTCCGGTGGCACCCCGCCTTGCCGCCCTCGACGGTGTCCTGCGACTCGAGACGGTCGCCTTCGGCGGTCAGGACGAGGGCCGAGGCGACGATCTCGAACGGCTGCGGCTCTTCGTCGCGCCGGGCGAAGGCCTCCTCGACCGCGTGCTCGCCACGGTGCGCGCGGCCGGCGCCGACCTCCACCACGTGAGCCTCACCGCGCCGAGCCTCGAGGACGTCTACATCCACCTCACCGGACGGGAGCTGCGCGAATGA